The segment GCGGAGAGGAACGCGGCCTTGACGTAGGCAGCTTCGTCCACCCCTGGCGGTACGCGGTTGGTGATCAGGTCTACGAGGAAGGCTTCTTCGCCGGCCGGCGGGTTTTTCAGCAGCTCGACCAGGCCTGCAGTTTGTTCGGCGTTCAGCGGCTGGGGCACGATACCCAGAGCGGCACGCTCTTCGATGTGTTTGCGGTAGGCTTCAAGCACAGTTATTACCCTCATCAGTGGTCCCTAAAGGGGGTCCGGGACGCTTATCCAGCATTCCTTGCACCCATGCGCAATGACGGCTTTTTGAGCCGCGCTGCCAGGGTCGCAGAGAATCCTTACAGAAGCTGTTTTCAAAGTTTTACGCCTGTAGAACGGAAGGCTGATGAGGGGTTGGTGCGGGACACGCCAGGTGCCTGGCCCGAACCAACGCCGTTCTACCGGATGAACTGTGCTCGTGACGCTTTGAAAACAGCTTCCAACGGACATTGTTGCCTTGAAAAGGCGGATCGATTCTACGGCAAAAAATGCCCGATGGTAAGGCGCAGAAGATGACTTTAACGGGTGACCCTGGTTAGACAAAGGGCTAACATGAACCCGTGTTCCACCGCCAAGCCGTTGTTTTTCCATGTCCAACCAGTCCATCAAGACCCCTTGCGTCGGCCTTTGCTCCACCGTCTACGGTGACCTGGTGTGCCGTGGCTGCAAGCGCTTCCACCACGAAGTGATCCACTGGAACGGCTACGACGACGAGCAGAAACGCGCCGTGTGGCTGCGCCTGGAGCAGTTGCTGGTGCAGGTGATGATGGCCAAGCTCGAGGTGTTCGACAAAGAACTGCTGCGCCAGCAGCTGGAGAACCGCTCGATCCGCTTTGTCGCGCATCAGTCGGAATACTGCTGGGCGTACCAGCTGATCGCCCGCGGTGCGCGGATGATCCGCGAGCTGGAAGCCTACGGGATGGTGTTGCTGCCGGAGTTTCGCGACTGGGACCTGCCGCAACTGCGCGATGCCATCGACCGCGAGTTCTTTTTGCTTTCAGAGGCGCATTACCAGCGCTACATCGCCCCGAGTTTCTTGCGCGATGCCATGGGGCAAGGCTGACGGCCATGCGATCCCTGTAGCAGCGGCCTTGTGTCGCGATGGGGCCCCGGGATCTCTGCCTCATGCAAGATTGCTGGGGCTGCTGCGCAGCCCTTTCGCGGCACAAGGCTGCTCCTGCAGGTACAGCGCATGATTCAGGCCCTGCGCAAACCTGTAGGAGCCGGCTTGCCGGCGATGAATCTCACGCGGTCATCGGCCTAGTCGCCGGTATATTCACAACCGCTGGTGCAGGTCTCGTGAATACGCACTTTCGACAGCTCCGGCAGCAGCGGCTTGACCTGTTCCCAGATCCACTTGGCGATCACTTCGCTGGTGGGGTTTTCCAGGCCCGGGATGTCGTTCAGGTAGTTGTGGTCCAACTGCTCGTAGATCGGCTTGAAGATCGCCTTGATTTCGGAGAAGTCGCGGATCCAGCCAGTGTGCGGGTCGAGCGGGCCGGTCAGGTGCAGGGCCACCTTGAACGAATGGCCATGCAGGCGGCCGCACTTGTGCCCGGCGGGGACGTTGGGCAGGCGGTGGGCCGATTCGAAAGTAAATTCCTTGAAGATTTCCACGCTGTCTGAACTCTGTGTGTAACGAAGATTGCGCGCAGTCTACCAGCATGCCCGCTACAAGGCTTGCAGCCGATCAGCCAACTGCCCGGTGGCGATTAGCTCGAGCAACTCGTCACCCAGCCGCTGGCTTTCGGCAATCGCCTTGTACCAGTAACGCTTGCGGCCCGGCGCATCACCCATGAAACGCTTGAAGTCGTTGCGGTCGGGCAGCTTGCCGTAGGGCAGGGCGGCCAGGTACTGCGCCGATGGCGTCATCAGTAGCACGTTCTGCAGGCGCGTGGCGTCGCCCCGGCGCCAGGGTAGTGCCTTGTCGAACCAGCCAGGCACCACCTTGTCGGTGAAGTGCGGGTACAGCACCAGGTCGTCGCCCTGGTACGGCAGGTCGAGGTGGTAGTCCAACAGGCCGCCGTCGCGGTAGGTGCCGGCCCCGGCGCCGGGGATGTCGCGTACACCTTCCATTACCATCGGTATCGAGCCCGAGGCCAGCAAGGCGTGGCGCAGGTTGGCCAGGTCCAGCGGCAGGCAGCGCGAGGGGAAGTCGGTCAGCGGGCCCAGCGGCGGCGCGCTGCGCTGGTCGTGCAGGATCACCCGCTCGAAGTGCCGGCCCAGGTTGGCGCGGCCCAGCAGGTTGCTGGCCAGCACCGAGCCCAGGCCCATGCCGAGGCGCCCGCGGTGGTCGTGGGCCAGTTGGCCGTGGCTTTTCACCACCAGGATGTTCAGCCGGTAGTGGGGGCTGGCGAGGATCTGCCCGTCGCGGCCTTGCAGCAGGTCGTCGAGCATGCGCTGGCAACTCTGGCTGATCTGCCGCGGCGTCACGCCCTTGGCGAAGTCCTGCTCGGTGTACAGCTCGCCCAGGCGGCGGATGCCCTCGACCGGGTCGTCCAGGCAGGCGCTGGCGAAGCGCCAGGAGCCGATCGAGGCGCCGATCAGCGCGCGTTGACGGGGCGCCGAGGGCAGCCATTCACCGAACAGCGCCAGGTCCAGGCCCTGGATGCCCAGCGGCTTGGGGCCGCCGGCGGCGCCGGGCAGCACGCCCACATCGGCCGCCAGCAGGCCGCGTTCGCGGATCTGCTGCAGGGCGCGTTGGCCGGCCTTGAAGGTCAGGGCGGGGTACTTGATGTGGATGGCGGTCATGGCGCGGTCCGTGCGGGGCGGGTCAGGCAGTATAAAGGCAGATGGACCTATCGCGGGCAAGCCCGCTCCTACAGGCCGCGCACCAGCTGCGCTATCATGCGGCCAGCTGTTTTCAGGTTGAATTAAGGACCTGCGGTTAGTCTTGTTCACGTAGACAACGCATACATCTCCAAGGAGAGACCCCATGAAAACTTTGACTGCCCTGTTCACCGCCGCCGCCCTCGCATTCGGTGCCAACGCCGCCTTCGCCAAGGATGTGCAGCCCGACGAAGTGGTCAAGCTGGTCAACGCCAAGACCATCAAGTCGCTGGATGAACTCAAAGCCACTGCCGTGGCCAAACACCCCGGCGCCACCGTGACTGACTCGGAGCTCGAGAACGAATACGGCCGCTACATCTACAAGGTCGATCTGCGCGACGCGCAGAACGTCGAATGGGACGTCGACCTCGATGCCAAGACCGGCGAAGTGCTGAAGGACGAGCGAGACAACTGATGAGCGAGTTACCGCGAACGGCGCGCTACCTGGCCCTGGCCCTGCTGGCCGCCTGTTCGCTGGCCGCCGCCCGCGACCTGGACCAGGATGAAGCCCTGGAGCTGCGCAAGCAGGGCATCATCCTGCCGCTGGAACAACTGCTCGAAACCGCCCTGGGGCGTTACCCCGGGGCGCGCCTGCTGGAGGCGGAGCTTGAAGAAAAGCACAAGCGCTACGAATATGAAGTCGAGCTGCTGACCCCCCAGGGCGTGGTGCGCGAGATCAAGCTCGACGCCCGCACCGGTGCGCTGCTCAAAGACGAGGAAGACGACTGAATGCGCCTGCTGCTGGTCGAAGACAATGTGCCTCTGGCCGACGAACTGACCACCGCCCTGCAACGCCAGGGGTACGCCGTGGACTGGCTGGCCGATGGCCGCGATGCGGTGTACCAGGGTCAGAGCGAACCCTATGACCTGATCATCCTCGACCTGGGCCTGCCCGGCCTGCCAGGGCTCGAGGTGCTGGCGCAGTGGCGCGCGGCGAAGCTGGCCGCCCCGGTGCTCATTCTGACCGCCCGCGGTTCATGGGCCGAGCGCATCGAAGGGCTCAAGGCCGGTGCCGACGACTACCTGACCAAACCCTTCCACCCCGAAGAGCTGCAACTGCGCATCCAGGCCCTGCTGCGCCGGGCCAAGGGGTTGGCCAACCAGCCACGCCTGGAAGCTGCCGGCCTGCACCTGGACGAATCGCGCCAATGCGTCAGCCGCGAAGGCGTCGACATCCAGCTCACCGCTGCCGAGTTTCGCCTGCTGCGTTACTTCATGCTGCACCCGGGCCAAGTGCTTTCCAAAAGTCACCTGGCCGAGCACCTGTATGACGGCGAGACCGAGCGCGATTCCAACGTGCTCGAGGTGCACGTCAACCACTTGCGGCGCAAGCTTGGTCGCGCGGTGATCGAGACCCGCCGCGGCCAGGGTTACGTGTACGCCGGGAGCGCCGCGTGAAGTCGATCCAGGCGCGCCTGAGCCTGGGCCTGGTGGCGGTACTGGTGGTGGTGGGCCTGGGCGTGGCGCAACTGACGCTGTGGCTGTTCGAGGCCGGCTTGCAGCGCTACCTGGAAACCGGCCTGCGCAAGGAGAGCGAGAACCTGCTGGTGGCGCTGGTGCGCGGGCCGAACGGCTTGCAGCTGGACGAGCGGCGGATTTCCTCGGCCTATCAGCGGCCATTTTCTGGCTATTACTTTCGCATCGACTTCGACCAGGGCACCTGGCGTTCGCGTTCGCTGTGGGACCTGGACATGCCCAAGCCGGCCAAGCCTGGCTTGGACGACGGCCATGAACTGGGCCCCGAAGGCCAGCAACTGCTGGCCTACCGTGGCGACTACCGGCGCCTGGGCCAGGACATTTCGATCAGCGTAGCCCAGGACTATTCGCCGGTGCGTGAGGGCTTTCGGCGCATGCAGCAGATCGGCCTGGGCATCGGCCTGGTGGCGCTGGTGCTGGTGCTGGTGTTGCAGCGCATCACCGTGACCCGCTCGCTGCGCCCATTGGAACGCGCCCGCCGGCAGATCGCCCAGTTGCAGCAGGGTCAGCGTTCGCAGCTGGACGCCGAGGTGCCCAGCGAGTTGCAGCCGCTGGTGGACCAGATCAACCACCTGCTGGCCCATACCGAAGACAGCCTGCGGCGCTCGCGCAATGCGCTGGGTAACCTCGGCCATGCCTTGAAAACGCCGTTGGCGGTACTGCTGAGCCTGGCCGCCAGCGAGCGCCTGCAAGACTTGCCCGAGGTGCAGGCGCAGTTGCGCGAGCAGCTGGAGCAGATTCAGCAGCGCCTGGCCCGCGAACTGAACCGCGCGCGCCTGGCCGGCGATGCGCTGCCCGGCGCGCAGTTCGACTGCGATGCCGAGTTGCCGGGGTTGCTGTCCACGCTTGGGATGATCCACGGCGAAGGGCTGTTGCTGGTGCGCGACGTGCCGCCCGGGCTGCTGTTGCCCTGGGACCGTGAGGACTTGCTGGAGCTGCTCGGCAACCTGCTGGATAACGCCTGCAAATGGGCTGACAGCGAGGTGCATCTGGGCATTGCGCCGAGCACCGAGGGTTACCAGTTGTGGGTTGACGATGACGGCCCCGGCATTCCCGAGAGCCAGCGCCTGCAGGTGCTGGAGCGCGGTTCGCGGCTGGACGAGCAGGTCGACGGCCATGGCCTGGGGCTGGGCATAGTGCGCGATATCGTCGAGGCCTGGGGCGGGCGCATGGCCTTGCTCGACAGCACCCTGGGCGGGTTGCGGGTGAGCATCGAGTTGCCGCGCAAGCATCGTTGATCTGCATGTGGCCTCATCGCAGGCTGCTACAGGCGCTTGCGATCCCTGTAGGAGCCGGCTTGCCGGCGATGAGGCCAGGCCTGCAAAAATATTGCACTTCTAGCGCACTTTTTTGAATTAGCCCCAAAACGGTGCGCCCGGCACAATCCCTCCTCACGAAACCCCTGCGGTTTCCATCTCTCCATGGACGGAGCCCCTTGCGTTATTGCATTTGCAATACAGGGCCCAGGCCGGTTGCGCTGGGCTTTCTTTTCCACCATAAAAAATACGACCCCATTACTTCGATGTCTGCCACGCGTCCTGAAAGTCGTCTGCAGCGCCTGCTACCGGCGCCCCTGAACATCCCCCCCAAAGAATGGTTGCGCGCAGGCCTTGGCGGGCTGCTTGGCCTGTTCCTCGCCGGCTACCTGTGCAGCCTGGCCTATGGCCCGTCCGTCGCCCTGCATCTACTTGGACCGCTGGCAGCTTCG is part of the Pseudomonas fakonensis genome and harbors:
- a CDS encoding DUF1289 domain-containing protein; amino-acid sequence: MSNQSIKTPCVGLCSTVYGDLVCRGCKRFHHEVIHWNGYDDEQKRAVWLRLEQLLVQVMMAKLEVFDKELLRQQLENRSIRFVAHQSEYCWAYQLIARGARMIRELEAYGMVLLPEFRDWDLPQLRDAIDREFFLLSEAHYQRYIAPSFLRDAMGQG
- the queD gene encoding 6-carboxytetrahydropterin synthase QueD, whose protein sequence is MEIFKEFTFESAHRLPNVPAGHKCGRLHGHSFKVALHLTGPLDPHTGWIRDFSEIKAIFKPIYEQLDHNYLNDIPGLENPTSEVIAKWIWEQVKPLLPELSKVRIHETCTSGCEYTGD
- a CDS encoding patatin-like phospholipase family protein, whose product is MTAIHIKYPALTFKAGQRALQQIRERGLLAADVGVLPGAAGGPKPLGIQGLDLALFGEWLPSAPRQRALIGASIGSWRFASACLDDPVEGIRRLGELYTEQDFAKGVTPRQISQSCQRMLDDLLQGRDGQILASPHYRLNILVVKSHGQLAHDHRGRLGMGLGSVLASNLLGRANLGRHFERVILHDQRSAPPLGPLTDFPSRCLPLDLANLRHALLASGSIPMVMEGVRDIPGAGAGTYRDGGLLDYHLDLPYQGDDLVLYPHFTDKVVPGWFDKALPWRRGDATRLQNVLLMTPSAQYLAALPYGKLPDRNDFKRFMGDAPGRKRYWYKAIAESQRLGDELLELIATGQLADRLQAL
- a CDS encoding PepSY domain-containing protein, whose amino-acid sequence is MKTLTALFTAAALAFGANAAFAKDVQPDEVVKLVNAKTIKSLDELKATAVAKHPGATVTDSELENEYGRYIYKVDLRDAQNVEWDVDLDAKTGEVLKDERDN
- a CDS encoding PepSY domain-containing protein — its product is MSELPRTARYLALALLAACSLAAARDLDQDEALELRKQGIILPLEQLLETALGRYPGARLLEAELEEKHKRYEYEVELLTPQGVVREIKLDARTGALLKDEEDD
- a CDS encoding response regulator transcription factor — translated: MRLLLVEDNVPLADELTTALQRQGYAVDWLADGRDAVYQGQSEPYDLIILDLGLPGLPGLEVLAQWRAAKLAAPVLILTARGSWAERIEGLKAGADDYLTKPFHPEELQLRIQALLRRAKGLANQPRLEAAGLHLDESRQCVSREGVDIQLTAAEFRLLRYFMLHPGQVLSKSHLAEHLYDGETERDSNVLEVHVNHLRRKLGRAVIETRRGQGYVYAGSAA
- a CDS encoding sensor histidine kinase; translated protein: MKSIQARLSLGLVAVLVVVGLGVAQLTLWLFEAGLQRYLETGLRKESENLLVALVRGPNGLQLDERRISSAYQRPFSGYYFRIDFDQGTWRSRSLWDLDMPKPAKPGLDDGHELGPEGQQLLAYRGDYRRLGQDISISVAQDYSPVREGFRRMQQIGLGIGLVALVLVLVLQRITVTRSLRPLERARRQIAQLQQGQRSQLDAEVPSELQPLVDQINHLLAHTEDSLRRSRNALGNLGHALKTPLAVLLSLAASERLQDLPEVQAQLREQLEQIQQRLARELNRARLAGDALPGAQFDCDAELPGLLSTLGMIHGEGLLLVRDVPPGLLLPWDREDLLELLGNLLDNACKWADSEVHLGIAPSTEGYQLWVDDDGPGIPESQRLQVLERGSRLDEQVDGHGLGLGIVRDIVEAWGGRMALLDSTLGGLRVSIELPRKHR